From Trueperaceae bacterium, a single genomic window includes:
- a CDS encoding HU family DNA-binding protein — MNKTELAAKLAKKTGLSEAKAYEVVNAIFSTAPGEGIIAVELDAGRKVQITGFGTFETRRRNARKGVNPGTGKPITIPAKKYAAFRTGKGLKERIEK; from the coding sequence ATGAACAAAACCGAACTCGCCGCTAAGCTCGCCAAGAAGACTGGGCTCTCCGAGGCCAAGGCCTACGAGGTCGTCAACGCCATCTTCTCGACCGCCCCGGGCGAGGGCATCATCGCCGTCGAGCTCGACGCCGGCCGCAAGGTCCAGATCACGGGCTTCGGCACGTTCGAGACCCGCCGCCGCAACGCCCGCAAGGGCGTGAACCCGGGCACGGGCAAGCCGATCACGATCCCGGCCAAGAAGTACGCAGCGTTCCGGACGGGCAAGGGCCTCAAGGAGCGCATCGAGAAGTAG
- a CDS encoding YceI family protein: protein MSLKLDRSHSSLEFAVRHMGLATVRGRFAEFDVAAEVNERGEPVAATVTVDAASLDTGVADRDNHLRSADFLDVASHPKIVFEATSFRREGEQHVVEGRLTIRGVTRPVTLRGEINGPIKDPWGNERFAADLEGKLDRTDFGLKWNQVLEAGALLVGEEVRLHAVVELIKVGEPVAA from the coding sequence ATGAGCCTGAAGCTCGACAGGTCGCACAGCAGCCTCGAGTTCGCTGTCCGCCACATGGGACTGGCCACGGTGAGGGGCCGGTTCGCCGAGTTCGACGTCGCCGCCGAGGTGAACGAGCGCGGCGAGCCGGTCGCCGCCACGGTCACGGTCGACGCGGCCTCGCTGGACACCGGCGTCGCCGACCGCGACAACCACCTGCGCTCGGCCGACTTCCTCGACGTCGCCAGCCACCCCAAGATCGTCTTCGAGGCGACGTCGTTCCGCCGCGAGGGCGAGCAGCACGTCGTCGAGGGCCGCCTGACGATCCGCGGCGTCACGCGACCCGTGACCCTGCGTGGCGAGATCAACGGCCCCATCAAGGACCCCTGGGGCAACGAGCGCTTCGCGGCCGACCTGGAGGGCAAGCTCGACCGCACCGACTTCGGCCTCAAGTGGAACCAGGTCCTGGAGGCCGGCGCCCTGCTCGTCGGCGAAGAGGTGCGGCTGCACGCGGTCGTCGAGCTGATCAAGGTGGGAGAGCCGGTCGCCGCCTGA
- a CDS encoding helix-turn-helix domain-containing protein, translated as MRDEFCPVHASIDLLQGKWVLHIIRALLAGPRGFNAIAREVGGVNSATLTQRLEKLEQLGVISKQVESTMPPRTRYELTQAGYELQDVIDSIDAWARKHIKEVDAGHDFEVVAG; from the coding sequence GTGAGGGACGAGTTCTGCCCGGTCCACGCGTCGATAGACCTGCTGCAGGGGAAGTGGGTGCTACACATCATCCGCGCCCTGCTGGCCGGTCCGCGCGGCTTCAACGCCATCGCGCGCGAGGTGGGCGGCGTGAACTCGGCGACGCTGACGCAGCGCCTGGAGAAGCTCGAGCAGCTCGGCGTGATCAGCAAGCAGGTCGAGTCGACGATGCCGCCGCGCACGCGCTACGAGCTCACGCAGGCCGGCTATGAGCTCCAGGACGTCATAGACTCCATCGACGCCTGGGCCCGCAAGCACATCAAGGAAGTCGATGCCGGCCACGACTTCGAGGTCGTGGCCGGCTGA
- a CDS encoding TetR/AcrR family transcriptional regulator: MSEQPRSSAAERLLDTAARLFYARGVSNVGINEIIARAGVARMTLYHHFPSKEALVKAVLERRQAERDEWLAQAPGLADEPLGRMLAVFDLFVEWAQTPDFRGSPLVSATFELGGQLNTARPYAQEHARNVEEYFARQAREAGLHDPEGLAVQLTMLLEGASVYVVVTGDASAAELAKSAAASLIAGAADD, from the coding sequence GTGAGCGAACAACCCCGATCGAGCGCAGCCGAGCGTCTCCTCGACACCGCCGCCCGGCTCTTCTACGCCCGCGGGGTGTCGAACGTGGGGATCAACGAGATCATCGCGCGCGCCGGCGTCGCGCGCATGACCCTCTACCACCACTTCCCCTCGAAGGAGGCGCTGGTCAAGGCGGTGCTGGAGCGCCGCCAGGCCGAGCGCGACGAGTGGCTGGCGCAGGCGCCGGGCCTGGCCGACGAGCCGCTGGGGCGCATGCTCGCGGTCTTCGACCTCTTCGTCGAGTGGGCGCAGACGCCCGACTTCAGGGGGAGCCCGCTCGTCTCGGCGACGTTCGAGCTGGGCGGGCAGCTCAACACCGCCCGCCCCTACGCCCAGGAGCACGCCAGGAACGTCGAGGAGTACTTCGCGCGCCAGGCGCGGGAGGCCGGCCTCCACGACCCGGAGGGGCTGGCGGTGCAGCTCACCATGCTGCTCGAGGGCGCCAGCGTCTACGTCGTCGTGACGGGCGACGCGAGCGCCGCCGAGCTCGCGAAGAGCGCGGCGGCGTCGCTGATCGCCGGCGCGGCCGACGACTGA
- a CDS encoding Crp/Fnr family transcriptional regulator: protein MITTRAQLPPRPGAPRRGGRQAPDEPLSVDGVAVFGELSLSPGEKLYGEGEPAAAPFLVVEGVLRVTVDAHGRSRLVDLVGRGDVVGTAALEGRPHAESVHAAERGAVVAVVDLATTLEHRGPRQALVAALVRQMVRSRQLADDLGLPMGARICRILARLAERLGEPVEGAPGSPAAGRWRHLPFSLTHDDVALMAGCARVTATRVLGDLKEAGVLGGTRGDYALVPEALEEAADRYVWEVI from the coding sequence GTGATCACGACGCGGGCGCAGCTCCCGCCCCGCCCCGGGGCGCCCCGACGCGGCGGCCGGCAGGCGCCGGACGAGCCCCTCAGCGTCGACGGCGTCGCCGTGTTCGGCGAGCTGAGCCTGTCTCCGGGGGAGAAGCTCTACGGCGAGGGCGAGCCGGCCGCGGCGCCGTTCCTCGTCGTCGAGGGCGTGCTGCGCGTCACCGTCGACGCGCACGGGCGCAGCCGTCTCGTCGACCTAGTGGGTCGCGGCGACGTCGTGGGCACGGCCGCGCTCGAGGGGCGCCCCCACGCCGAGTCGGTGCACGCCGCCGAGCGCGGGGCCGTCGTCGCCGTGGTCGACCTCGCCACGACCCTCGAGCACCGCGGGCCGCGCCAGGCGCTCGTCGCCGCCCTCGTGCGGCAGATGGTCAGGAGCCGGCAGCTCGCCGACGACCTCGGGCTGCCCATGGGCGCCCGCATCTGCCGCATCCTGGCGCGCCTCGCCGAGCGCCTGGGCGAGCCCGTCGAGGGAGCGCCGGGGTCCCCGGCGGCCGGGCGCTGGCGCCACCTGCCGTTCAGCCTCACGCACGACGACGTCGCGCTGATGGCCGGCTGCGCCAGGGTCACGGCGACGCGCGTGCTCGGCGACCTCAAGGAGGCGGGCGTCCTCGGCGGCACCAGGGGCGACTACGCGCTGGTGCCCGAGGCGCTGGAGGAGGCCGCCGACAGGTACGTCTGGGAGGTCATCTGA